In Leptolyngbya sp. FACHB-261, one DNA window encodes the following:
- a CDS encoding BON domain-containing protein, which yields MRTSSRFFGAIAQAGSVWLQPAKLLRTAVTLLCIAVLTLGSTLPATASVNLAAFGAGKERSSTGLSSEQIKGLGNSTQPRDQKALNENLRVSPASGQYSGLETVNEQTGNNTVQQQSDTDIVKAIKSKVGDDVVVQAASGQVILSGSVKDAETGRKIVEQVREVPGVRQITFEFGLTDRPNDYSPENGY from the coding sequence ATGCGGACGTCCTCTCGATTTTTTGGTGCCATTGCCCAAGCTGGTTCAGTTTGGCTTCAGCCCGCCAAACTACTACGGACTGCTGTGACTTTGCTGTGCATTGCGGTTCTAACTTTGGGTAGCACCCTGCCAGCAACGGCCTCTGTGAATCTAGCCGCTTTTGGTGCAGGGAAAGAGCGTTCTAGCACAGGGCTGTCTTCTGAGCAGATCAAGGGACTTGGCAATAGCACTCAACCGAGAGACCAGAAAGCACTCAACGAGAATCTACGTGTGTCTCCTGCTTCCGGTCAGTACAGTGGTCTTGAAACTGTCAACGAACAGACCGGTAACAACACTGTTCAACAGCAGAGTGATACCGACATTGTAAAAGCAATTAAGTCTAAGGTGGGTGATGACGTCGTTGTACAGGCAGCGAGCGGTCAAGTTATCCTATCTGGCTCTGTTAAAGATGCAGAAACCGGACGCAAAATTGTAGAACAAGTGCGTGAAGTCCCCGGTGTTCGGCAGATCACTTTTGAATTTGGCTTGACTGATCGTCCCAACGACTACTCGCCAGAAAACGGTTACTAA
- a CDS encoding RodZ domain-containing protein codes for MADPTKGRPSEFPLELDLQQQQAEILAELGSLLRQQREHQGLSVEDISGKTLINPRHLRSIEDGRLDLLPEAVYIRGFIRRFADAVALNGNEIASTFPASLSLATVTSPQSKKQLPSPISRLPAPDSQVAPFRLHLPTVPVKSLLRPPLSWLALGLCSLGLLALAQPALQQLAKSDPLSSKASSSKQATKQTALPPSPVASQLASNAEVKVAATGATSAPVKLSVTLKDKSWVRVVADGKKEFEGTLPAGKVMDWSAQERIVLRVGNGAGVVASVNNQAPKPLGSRGEVVEFVASADPDPIQRKRTEP; via the coding sequence ATGGCAGACCCTACAAAGGGCAGGCCCAGCGAGTTCCCTTTGGAGCTGGACCTGCAGCAGCAGCAGGCAGAGATTCTAGCCGAACTGGGCTCGCTTCTGAGGCAGCAGCGTGAACACCAGGGATTATCAGTTGAAGATATTTCTGGCAAAACTCTGATTAATCCTCGTCACCTACGCTCGATTGAGGATGGGCGCCTCGATTTGTTGCCAGAGGCGGTCTATATTCGAGGCTTCATCCGTCGGTTTGCGGATGCAGTTGCGTTGAATGGCAATGAGATTGCTTCTACTTTCCCCGCATCCCTTTCGCTGGCAACGGTCACTTCGCCCCAGAGCAAGAAGCAGTTGCCTTCACCCATCAGCAGGCTACCGGCACCGGACTCTCAAGTAGCTCCCTTCCGCCTACATTTACCAACTGTTCCTGTCAAATCACTGCTGCGTCCGCCGCTATCCTGGCTGGCTCTGGGGCTATGCAGTCTTGGTTTACTGGCTTTGGCCCAACCTGCGCTCCAGCAGTTAGCTAAGTCTGATCCCCTCAGTTCTAAAGCTTCGTCCTCAAAACAGGCAACCAAGCAGACGGCCTTGCCGCCTAGCCCAGTTGCTTCTCAGCTAGCCTCTAACGCTGAGGTTAAGGTAGCGGCCACTGGCGCCACTTCTGCACCCGTCAAGCTAAGTGTCACCCTAAAGGACAAGTCCTGGGTACGGGTCGTAGCGGATGGCAAGAAAGAGTTTGAAGGGACCTTGCCTGCAGGTAAGGTGATGGATTGGTCTGCCCAGGAGCGAATCGTTTTGCGGGTTGGTAATGGTGCTGGTGTTGTTGCTAGCGTCAATAACCAAGCGCCTAAGCCCCTTGGTAGCCGGGGAGAAGTGGTTGAGTTTGTTGCCTCTGCTGACCCTGACCCTATTCAGAGAAAACGGACTGAGCCTTGA